A window of Candidatus Thermodiscus eudorianus genomic DNA:
GACCCCTACAAGAGGGAGATCACCGCCAGGGTAGTAGCCTCTAAGAACAAATACCTGGTACTGGACCAGACGATATTCTACCCCACGGGAGGGGGCCAATACCACGACACCGGAGTAATAATCGCGGGGTCAAGAGAGATACGCGTCGTCGGCGTCGAGAAGGTGGGAGATGTAGTCGTGCACGTGTTAGGGGAGGAGCCCAAGGTCAAACCCGGCTCCACTGTTAGAGGCGTCATAGACTGGGCCAGGAGGTATAGGCTGATGAGACACCACACAAGCACCCACATCATACTAGGAGCCGCGCGCAGAGTCCTAGGAAACCACGTCTGGCAGGCCGGGGCGGAGAAAACTCCCGAGAAGGCCAGGCTAGACATAACACACCACAAGCCATTGACCAGGGAAGAGCTAAAGAAGATAGAAGCCCTCGCCAACATGGTTGTAGACGACAGGCGTCCCCTGAGATTCCTGGAACTGCCCAGAACAGAGGCAGAGGAGAGATACGGGTTCAGGATATACCAAGGCGGGGTCCCAATGACCCCCACGATAAGGCTAGTCGAGATAAAGGACTGGGACATAGAAGCTTGCGGGGGGACCCACCTGAAGAACACGGGCGAGGCGGGGGCCATCAAGATAGTCTCCGCCTCAAAGATACAGGACGGTATAGTCAGGCTGGAGTATGTCGCGGGGACTAGGGTCTACGAGGTGGCCTCGGACTACGAGGAGAGGATAAACAACATAGCAGGCCTACTAGCCGCGGAGCCCAGCCAAGTCGAGTCGCGTCTAAAGAGCCTCCTGGAATCTTACCGTGAGAAGGAGGACGTGCTCAAGAGGTACAGGGAGCTGTGGCTCAAGGAGTTGATAGAGGAGCTTAAGTCGAGGAAGATAGTGGCGAGGGAGGCCCTGGAGCCAGATAGAAAGACTATCCAAGATGTACTCAGGAAGCTAACAGACGAGGTAGACGATGGCATAGCGATCCTATACTATAGAGTTGGAGACGGTCTAGTCCAGGTAGAGGTGGCCTCTGGTAGGAAGGCCGAGGCAGACCTAGGCCGCCTGGTCAGGGAGATAGCGGGCGAGCTCGGAGGCCGGGGCGGCGGGAGCAAGACCTATGCAAGTGCTAGGATAAGCGAGGATCACCTGGATACCTTCATAGAGAGGATCGTGGAGAGCGTAAAGGAGGGATAGGGTACGCATGCCTGGAGGGTGCTACGACGCGCTCATACTGGACGTAGACGGCGTGATATGGCTGGAGGGGACCCTCATAGACGAGAACATAAAGGTGGTGCGCGAAGCCATAGACAAGGGGGTACAGGTAGTCTTCCTAACAAACAATGCAACGAGGAGTAGGAAAACATACTCTATACTACTAAGCAACGCCATCGGAAGAGACATAGGCATCGAAATGGTGGTGAACAGCGCCTACAGCGCAGCCGAATGGCTCCTAAGGGAGAAGGGACCCTCCAGGGTATACGTTGTGGGCGAGGAGGGGCTGGTAGAGGAGCTAAACAACGCCGGCCACACTATATTCGGAGTAACCGAATGGCGATACGCCGATACAGTAGTAGTGGGGCTAGACAGGCACCTGAACTACCGGAAGCTGATGGCGGCGCACAAGGCCCTGACAGAGAACAACGCATTCTTCCTAGTAACCAACAGGGACCCCGCATACCCTGTGGCGGAGGGCACTATACCGGGGGCCGGAGCCCTAGTATCGTTCCTAGAGACCTCAACCGGCAGGAAAGCCGACTACAACGCCGGGAAACCCGGCCAGTGGATACTAGACCTCGCACTAGAGAAGGCCGGGAACCCCCGCAACCCCCTCCTCGTGGGAGACAGGATAGAGATCGACATAGAGATGGCCCTAGCCAGAGGGATGGACTCACTACTGGTTCTCACGGGCGTGACCAAGACGCCGCCAAGCAAGCCCAGGGGCTTCAAGGTATCCGAGAGCCTGGGGAGGGCGGTTGATGAAGGCCTCGTATCCCTCTGCCGGGGCTAGGGCTTTAGAACCGCTCTCCCGGTGAGCTCCCCCTCCAGCGCGACCCTATAGGCCTCGTTTATATCGTCGAGGCGGAACACGCGGTAGAAGGGCTTAACGAGGCCCTCGCCTATCAGCCTTATGCTAGCCTCGTACTCTTTCTTGGAGAAGGCGGCGGTTCCATGTAGCTCCAGCTCCCTCATGACTAGCAGGGCGGGCCTCTCAATCGGCACGGGCTCCCCTGAGATGTTGCCTATGAGGACTAGCCTTCCTCGGGGCCTTAGAGCCCTCATGGACTCGTTGAAAGTATACTTGCCCACGAGCTCCATAACGACATCTACGCGGCCGTATCGCCTGTAGAAGTCTAGGCTCGTAACTACTGTAACGCCGAGCCCTTCAAGGATCCTAGCCCTTTCACTACTCCTAGTGTATGCTATCACCTCGGCGCCGATAGCTTTAAGATACTGTATCCCGTGGATCCCTACGCCACCACTGGCGCCTGTTACGAGAACCCTCTCCCCCGCCGACACCCTGGCCGCCCTGGCGGCGTGCATGAGGGTTGCGACCCCGCAGGTGGCGGCCGCATACTTCTCGAAGTCGTCGTCTGGAAGCCTGACGAGGTTCCACTCGGGGACGTATACCCTATCAGCGTACCCGCCGGGTACCTGTTCCCCGAGTATAAACACCTCTCCCACACCACATATAGCGCTGGGGTCCCTCTCCATCCTACTCCTACACTCGCTGGATGCCACGATAGCCGGGAACACGCCGACCGGCTCCCCATTGTATAGCCCGAAGACCTCGTGGCCCAACAGTAGAGGAGGGTTTAGGTTAGAGAAGCCGCCCTTCCACACCACTAGGTCTCTACCGCATACGCCTACGGCCTTGACCTCTACCTCTACCCAGTCCTCTGGTACCTGGTGCTCGAACCTGCGTATCCGGAACGGCTTCCGGAACTCCTCTAGTACAGCCCCTAGGACCTCTACCTTCCTGTAGTCATTCAACGTCGGAGCCCCGGAGGAGGAGTTAGCGTGTCTTCAACTTATACCTTCTCACGCCTCTCTCATCGACGGCCTCGATATAGCCGGCCTCGGCCAGCTTTTTCAGCCTCCTGTACAGGGGCGTCTTGGGTATCCCCGTCTCCTGCATTATCTCGGTAGCGGTCTTAGGCCCGGCTTCTAGCGCTTTTAGGATGGCGGTATCCCTGTCGTCTAGCTGCCTCGTTATTGTACCTGTTGTATCGACTTTGACTCCGCCTAGCCTCTTAACGTATCGTCTATAGAGAACCCATGAAGCAATAAATATAGTTATAAATAAAACTGTTATAGCTATATATTTATGCCAGGGCCCCGGAAACACGCTAGCGCCTCCGCTAGTCGCCGCTCCATAGCCTCTGGGGGAGCCTTGAACCCTAGACGCGATGGAACTGGGTAGAACGTAGTACTTCACATAGACCACTCCATCCTCGAACTCGAACCCCGTCACGTTACCAACGGAAACGGGCGCTGGGGTGGGCTCCATCTCGACGGGTACTATGGGGTCCGATAGCACTACAATGGTATCGCACTCCGTATCCACCCTTAGGATCCAGAGGGTCCCCTCCTTACGGGTGAGGTTTAGTGTATAGTAGGAGAGGGTTATACTGCCGTTAGCGTACGTGTCTATCACAGCTGTAGTATCATTATACTCTATGGGGGGAGGGGTCCCGCCTTCGTCTACAGCGCTCAAATAGAGGGCAGGGCCCAGCAAATCGACAGTTACGCTCGACGGCGCGTTATCCACCTCTATTCTCTCCTCTACGAGAACGCTTCCATCGGGGTAGACGTGTAGTAGGACTAGGCTACACTCGTTATAGCCGTGGAGGGAGTACGAGACAATACCATAAAATATTGATATAAATATAATGGTGTACATGGCTAGGCTGTAGAGCAGGGTCTCTGCACGGGCCGGCAAAGACTACCCCTCTCCCCGCAGATATACCTGGAGCCCTCAAGATACAATAGCACTACCATCGCCTCAGAGCCCTCAAGCCGGGGGCTACAGCTAGTACCCGGGAGCTGGCAGTGCGAGCCTCCACGCCCTAAAAGCCTGAGAGGGACCCTCCAGGCCATCTATCCTCTCTGGCCTACAGCCTCGGGTATGTTATCCCTGATCCAAGTCATGGCGTGGTCGATCTTCTCTATAAGCCATCGGGGAGCCTTGCAACCGAGCGAGTGCTTAAGCATGGCGAGGTGTCTATAGGTCTTAGCCGCCTCGTGGACCACCTCCTCTCTAGACACGTTGCCCCCGTCGAGCGAGGCCAGTAGGTGGCGTAGTCTTGCCATGTCCCTGTCTATCTCGACGGAGACCACCGAGTACACCCTAGCCCGTTCGACTGCCACGAGCTTCCTCATCCTCATGGTTGCGGTGTTTATCTTCCTCACGTGCTCTATAGCCTGCTTAGTAAACGCGGACTCCCTTATCTCCTCTGTGGCGTTTGTTAGCGTGTCAACGGCTAGCGCTATGTAGGCGCTGGCGGCATTCGTATTGTTCTCCTCAAGCGACTCTATTGAAGCGTTTATATAGGCTATGCTCTCGTTCACCGACTCGACTAGCGCTTCGAGGAGGCTCGTATAGTTGCTATAGCCTGTCCTAGCCCCCAACCTATACTCTACCCGTGACAGGAATGCCTCTAGCCTGGATAGCTCCTTGAGGATCGAGTCTAGGCGGAGTACTGCCACGCTAGCGTTGTCCTCTTCAATCAGCTTCATCGTCTCATTTAGGCCTTCCGTGATCCTCTCCAGCCCGATGTCAAGCCTCTTTAATGCCTGGAGGTGTGCATTGACTAGGTGCAATCTCCCGGATAACTCCATGTAGACGAGCCTCGTTAGTCTTCTAATCGAGTAGTCTGCGCCTCTCAGGATTATCTTAGCCTTTCCCAGATCCCCATTCTCTGCGGCGCGGCGGGCCTCTTCCAGGCTAGCGTTTACTTTCTCGATGCCCGCCTTGAGCCTATCGACCTGTGGCCCGCTCACGTTTAGGTTGATTATCATGGTGGAGAGGCGGCTGAGTACCATCTCTCTAGCCGCTATTGCCCTGAGTAGCAGTGTCTTCTCCGCCTCGGCCTTATATTTCGGCTCCAGGTGGCTCCAGACGTATCTAACCACCGGCATGAACCTCTGAGAGGCTATCGTGGCATGTCTGACCGCGTCCTTAATCCGGCCCTCATCGAGGGCCCTCTCGGCTCGTTCAAGCAGGGTTATCGAATCGTTTATACGGTCATGCATCGCCTCTGGAATGGTTATATTGTGCTTGTTGGCCAGTGCAAGAGTCTTATTTATAATCATTGATATCTTTTTAATGTATAGTCTGGCGGCTAGCCTGGACTCCGCCAGCGGTTTCCCATCTACAACGCCTGCCGCCTGGCTCGTGTGGGCGATGTAGCTGTTTATAGGGTATGCCATCGTTGATAATAGGAGCACTGCCACCAGGAGTATCCCAGTCTTCCCCGAAGCCATTCCACGCTCCCTCCCAGCTCGTCTACAGTAGTGGGGGCCCGTGCTAGATTAGGTGCTCGGCGGGAGGAGTCCCGGGACCGCTGGGACAAGGAATAATTATAACTATAACCGATATATCAGGGGCATGGCTCCGAGCGACGCGGCGCCAAGGGAGCTGGAATGGAGGACGGCAACCGGGTAAAGACGGCGGTCTACGGGGTACCAGTATTCGCCTACATGTACACCATCGGCAGTGTAGGCTTCTGGCTACCACTCTACGTCAAACTCCACGGATTCAGCTACCTGGAGGTGCAACTCCTAGCCACAGTCTACTTCATAATCCTAACGCCATCAACAGTAATAGCCGGCTGGCTCACCGACAAAACAGGCAGGCCCAGCATAATCGCCTCCACGGGCATGCTTCTCAACGCCGCCTCGATACTACTCATGGCCCACATAGTAGAGCCACTCCCCCTAATGGCGGTGAGAGTAGTCCAGGCACTCGGCCTATCAGCGGCCATCCCAGTGGCACTGGGAGCCCTGAGCCTCGCACTCGGAGTCTCCCAGGGAGTAGGCTCCAATGCGTTCATAATGGCCTCCGGGATGTCACTAGGCTCCGTGCTCGGAGGGCTAATCATAGAGTACCTAGGGTTCAAACCCATGTTCTACTCGGCGGCGGCGATAAGCCTCATAGCAGCCCTAATCTCCCACGCCACAGACTACCCCAGGGTCCAGTCGAGGATAGACTTCAGCGAGGCTCTGAGGAGAATACCGGCGAGCGTATGGCTCGTGCTAGCCGGGCTCGTGGGTAGAAACACCCTAGCCACGGGAGTATACTCTATCCTAGCGATACTGTTCAACCAGATACTCGGCTTGAGCCTAGTAGAGACGGCCCTGGCCCTGGCAGTGAACCCCATAGTACAGTCCCTGGCAAGCCTCTACATCCCCAAGAGAGTCGAGGGGAGGGAGCTAGCACTATACTCACTCGGTATATCGTCGACCGCCATAGTATTCATGCTATACTACATAACCGACAACATAGCCACGGCAGCCATCGCACAGACGGTCCAAGGCCTAACATATGCGCTCATAAACATATCCGGCAACGTATACATCATATCGAGGACCCCCAGCGAGATAAGATACACCGCGAGCAGCCTCTACGGGTTCGCCTTCAACCTAGGCTGGGTACTGGGGACCCTAGCGGCGGGCGCCTTCATGCAACGCTACGGCCCGATAGCATGGCTGAAGCTAGCCATAGCACTGCTCCCGCTGATAGGGCTAGCAACCTATGTAGCCGGTAGGAGGGCAGAACGGGGCCTAGCCCATATAGCCTAGCCTCCCGAGGGACTCCCTCAGATCCTCTATAAACCGGTCCTCCCCCTTGCCACCTCTATAGCACACGAAGTTGGCGGGCCCCTGGTAGTAGCCGTAGACCTCGTAGCCTTTAGCCCGCAGGAGCGAGGAAGCCCTCGCCAGGGGTTTCCCCAGGTTAATGCTCCACGCGCACCCTGTGCGTTCCCGGCTAAGGGAGTCTCTGTAGACTAGGAGGTTCACCTTGTCGGGAGCCTCCATGGCCATTATCCTGGCTATTGTCAGGTAGTGCCTGCCCTCCCCCTCGGCCACGGCCACCCTGATACCGTTTTCCTCCGCTGGTTCCAGGCTCTTGTAGACGGAGTCTAGGGCTGCCTCTGCCTCGGCCCTGTAGGTTGTGAGTAGGACGTCCTTCAACATCGCCTTACAGGGGTCTGGATCGGCCTCGATCAGACTCCTGGCGGCCTCCGAGTGGACTGCGGGCTGCGACATGCTAGTTATCCCATAGGCCTGCATTGCGCACTCGCTAGCTATCTGGTAGTCTCTGTTATGGTCCAGCCCCGAGAGGCTCATGAGGGACTGGTAGACCCTGTTTCCGCGGGCCATGTCGCCCATGAGGGCGACTATGCTGGAGGCGGCTAGGAAGGGATGGGGGTTCCCGGTTATGCTCGATACCAGGCTGGCGGTTGTGGGCCAGTTAGCCCTGGGGTCTCCCCGGGGTGAAGGGTTGAGGAATAACACGTTGGGCCTCCTGGGCAGCCTGTGGCTCCACGAGTTGTCGATAACCACCACGGGCGCCAAGACCATGGGCGCTAGCAGGTCTATCTCGACTCCACTCCACCCTGTGCCTAGTAGTATGAGGCTCTTCGCCTCTCTGGACTGGATCGCTAGCTGTTCGAGTTGGGGGTGCCCGGGCTTCCATGTTGTCGTGGACTCTATAAGCACCTCATCCACGCCGCCACGGTACCTTAATGCTATTAGCGTTGATATCAGGCCGTCGGGGCTCCAGCCGTATACGAGTAGCGGCTTCTCCCTTAGAGCCTCTAGGGCTTCATCGATCACGCCGCACCGCCTACAACTGGCTTGCTATAGCCGGGTTGCCCGTTAGTGCTGTTAGTATGCTCCGCAGGATGTCTCTCCTCTCCGCGAATCTCCAGAAGGCGATGGCGGCTAGTATGACGCCTAGTATCGCGTAGGGGATTAGGGCTATCAGTGTCACTACTAGGAACCACGTCTTGACGCCGGCTTCGATGCTTAGGTGCGTCTTCCCATCTATTTCTTCGAGCCTCAGCCTCCATTCTATGAACTCGTCGATCACTACCTCGCCGTGGCTGGCCTTCTTAGCGTATACGCCTCGTTTACCTAGTTCCAATACAAGTTTATCCATGGATAGCCCCTCGTCTAGGGGTATGAGCCTGTAGTATATGCGTAGGGACCTGGACAACTCGGAGTCCTCCTCCCTAATAACATATATAATAATCAATATTATAACTAGTATAGTTACCGCCAGCATCATCATGGGCAAAAACGCCCCCATCAGGAATCCATACACCGCAATCCACCGCTCAAGACCCTTAAACCCCTCCAATATAGGCAGACCCAGTAAAATAAGTAAACCACGCACACAACGCAAACCCCTCGGGGGTGCCTACAAGAGTGCTAATCACCGTGATCGGCGGAGGCGGGTCATATCCGCCGCCGGGCTACGGGGGTCCCTCAATCCTAGTCGACACAGGCAGAGAGAAGATGGCGCTAGACTGCGGGGAAGACTGCCTAACAGGACTCCTCCAAGCCGGCTACAAGCCATGCGACATAGAAGCGGTATACATAACCCACATACACTTAGACCACTGGTCAGGCCTCTTCCCACTAAGCATAGCCAGGATAGCAGAGGGATGCCCCAGCATGAGGATATCGGCGGAAGGCGAGGTCCTAGGAGACCTCGAAGAAGCCGTGGCGGGGATCCTACCCAGGTCTATAGACGTGGAGCTTCTAGAGCCCGGGAGGCTCAGCCTAGAAGGGCTAGAGATAGAGGCGTTCAAGGCCAGCCACACAGTGCCGGCCTATGGCATGACAATAAAAAGAGGCGGCGAGAAGCTGGTCTCCTACACCGGCGATACAAGGCTCGACAACCGCGTGGTAGAGGCCGTGAGGGGCACCGAGATCCTCATAGGCGAAGCCACCCTACCTACACGGCTAGCCAGCATAGCCAGGAAAGAAGGCCACATGACTGTTAAAGACTTCATAGAAATAGTGAAGAGGGCGAGGCCCCGATACGGGATAGCGGTACACTTATCCCCAGAAAGCCTGGCAGAGCTCCGCAACGCCATGGCCATAGGCGAGGCCCCGAGGGGGACCCTTATCGGCTCCCGAGGCCTCCAGCTATCCCTATGAGGGTCCCTCTCGTGTCATTCCTACCCCCGGGCGCGTCGATAGTAGCGAGGCCGTGGGGGAGGCCGCTCGTCGAGATAGACGAGCCCCTGCCCCTGATAGGCACGGTATTCATAGGGGTGATAGACAGGGGCACCAACATCCTCCAGGTCAGGCCAACAACCCTCTGCCCACTGAACTGTATATTCTGCAGCGTAGACGCCGGCCCGAGGAGCAGGTGGAGGCGGAGCGAGTACCAGGTCGGGGACCCCGCATACCTGGCGTCATGGGCCGGGGAGATAGCCAGGTACAAGGGCGGGGGAGTAGAGGCGCTTGTCGACGGCGTCGGCGACCCATTCACCTATCCACGCCTCGTGGAGCTAGTCGCCGAGTTGAAGAGGAGCGACGGGATAAAATGGGTCGCCGTGGAGACCCATGGATGGGGGCTTAGGAAGGACCTCATAGACCGGCTGGAGGAGGCAGGCCTAGACAGGGTTAACCTCAGCATCGACACGCTAAACCCCGGGAAGGCAAGATACCTGGCAGGGACCTCCTGGTACGACGTCGAGAGGGTCAAGAGGCTAGCCGAGTATATCGTGAGGGAGACGAGCATAGACCTCCACGTGACGCCGGTCTGGGTGCCCGGCCTGAACGATGAAGACGTCAAGAACGTCGTAAGATGGGCCTACGGGATAGGGGCCGGTAAGAGGTGGCCCCCCGCCACGATCCAGAAGTATAACATACACAGGCACGGTAGGAGGCCCCGGGGCGTCAGGGAGGTTTCGTGGAGGGAGTTCTGGGCCTGGATAAGGAGCTTGGAAGAGGAGCTGGGCCTAAGGGTCTCGTGGAGCATGGAGGAATGGGGATTCAGGAAGGCCCCACGAGTCGAGGTACCCTACAAGAAGGGATCCAGGGTCAGGGCCAGGGTATTGGCTCCAGGCTGGCTCAAGGGGACTACGACTGGAGTAACCCTCGACGGTAGGTGGCTGCTGACCCTGCGCGGCGAGGGCTATAGGCCGGGCAGCATCGTGTCTACAGTGGTCGAGAGCGTGAAGGACACCATAGTGATTGCCAGGCCAGTGTGAGTTAAGTTAAATCCATGGAGAGCCCACCTGTAGTGTGATGGGTGAATGCGTCCTGGCAGGCAGGTACGGGCCAGTCCTATTCATAGTGCTATCCGCCCTGGCGATCTCCACGATGGTCAACGCCCCAGGCATACTGGTCGGCTACGGGCTAGTATTCGTTGTCGAGTACTATGCGCTCCTAGCCTATAGCCCCGGTAGAGGGACCCTTTACTTCCTAGCCGCACACCTGCTAGCCCTGCTGATACTCCTGTCGACGAAGTCGATATTCCTAACAGTAGCAGTCGCCAGCATACTCCTAAGGACCCCCGCCCTC
This region includes:
- a CDS encoding HAD-IIA family hydrolase codes for the protein MPGGCYDALILDVDGVIWLEGTLIDENIKVVREAIDKGVQVVFLTNNATRSRKTYSILLSNAIGRDIGIEMVVNSAYSAAEWLLREKGPSRVYVVGEEGLVEELNNAGHTIFGVTEWRYADTVVVGLDRHLNYRKLMAAHKALTENNAFFLVTNRDPAYPVAEGTIPGAGALVSFLETSTGRKADYNAGKPGQWILDLALEKAGNPRNPLLVGDRIEIDIEMALARGMDSLLVLTGVTKTPPSKPRGFKVSESLGRAVDEGLVSLCRG
- a CDS encoding zinc-binding dehydrogenase — its product is MNDYRKVEVLGAVLEEFRKPFRIRRFEHQVPEDWVEVEVKAVGVCGRDLVVWKGGFSNLNPPLLLGHEVFGLYNGEPVGVFPAIVASSECRSRMERDPSAICGVGEVFILGEQVPGGYADRVYVPEWNLVRLPDDDFEKYAAATCGVATLMHAARAARVSAGERVLVTGASGGVGIHGIQYLKAIGAEVIAYTRSSERARILEGLGVTVVTSLDFYRRYGRVDVVMELVGKYTFNESMRALRPRGRLVLIGNISGEPVPIERPALLVMRELELHGTAAFSKKEYEASIRLIGEGLVKPFYRVFRLDDINEAYRVALEGELTGRAVLKP
- a CDS encoding helix-turn-helix domain-containing protein codes for the protein MPARAETLLYSLAMYTIIFISIFYGIVSYSLHGYNECSLVLLHVYPDGSVLVEERIEVDNAPSSVTVDLLGPALYLSAVDEGGTPPPIEYNDTTAVIDTYANGSITLSYYTLNLTRKEGTLWILRVDTECDTIVVLSDPIVPVEMEPTPAPVSVGNVTGFEFEDGVVYVKYYVLPSSIASRVQGSPRGYGAATSGGASVFPGPWHKYIAITVLFITIFIASWVLYRRYVKRLGGVKVDTTGTITRQLDDRDTAILKALEAGPKTATEIMQETGIPKTPLYRRLKKLAEAGYIEAVDERGVRRYKLKTR
- a CDS encoding MFS transporter; the protein is MEDGNRVKTAVYGVPVFAYMYTIGSVGFWLPLYVKLHGFSYLEVQLLATVYFIILTPSTVIAGWLTDKTGRPSIIASTGMLLNAASILLMAHIVEPLPLMAVRVVQALGLSAAIPVALGALSLALGVSQGVGSNAFIMASGMSLGSVLGGLIIEYLGFKPMFYSAAAISLIAALISHATDYPRVQSRIDFSEALRRIPASVWLVLAGLVGRNTLATGVYSILAILFNQILGLSLVETALALAVNPIVQSLASLYIPKRVEGRELALYSLGISSTAIVFMLYYITDNIATAAIAQTVQGLTYALINISGNVYIISRTPSEIRYTASSLYGFAFNLGWVLGTLAAGAFMQRYGPIAWLKLAIALLPLIGLATYVAGRRAERGLAHIA
- a CDS encoding MBL fold metallo-hydrolase, giving the protein MLITVIGGGGSYPPPGYGGPSILVDTGREKMALDCGEDCLTGLLQAGYKPCDIEAVYITHIHLDHWSGLFPLSIARIAEGCPSMRISAEGEVLGDLEEAVAGILPRSIDVELLEPGRLSLEGLEIEAFKASHTVPAYGMTIKRGGEKLVSYTGDTRLDNRVVEAVRGTEILIGEATLPTRLASIARKEGHMTVKDFIEIVKRARPRYGIAVHLSPESLAELRNAMAIGEAPRGTLIGSRGLQLSL
- a CDS encoding radical SAM protein, whose amino-acid sequence is MSFLPPGASIVARPWGRPLVEIDEPLPLIGTVFIGVIDRGTNILQVRPTTLCPLNCIFCSVDAGPRSRWRRSEYQVGDPAYLASWAGEIARYKGGGVEALVDGVGDPFTYPRLVELVAELKRSDGIKWVAVETHGWGLRKDLIDRLEEAGLDRVNLSIDTLNPGKARYLAGTSWYDVERVKRLAEYIVRETSIDLHVTPVWVPGLNDEDVKNVVRWAYGIGAGKRWPPATIQKYNIHRHGRRPRGVREVSWREFWAWIRSLEEELGLRVSWSMEEWGFRKAPRVEVPYKKGSRVRARVLAPGWLKGTTTGVTLDGRWLLTLRGEGYRPGSIVSTVVESVKDTIVIARPV